The following proteins are encoded in a genomic region of Arcobacter suis CECT 7833:
- a CDS encoding adenylosuccinate synthase: MSADIIVGIQWGDEGKGKIVDMLAQKYDMVCRSQGGHNAGHTIWVDGVKYALHLIPSGVLNPKAINVIGNGVVLSPENIIKEMSQFQNLEGRLFISDKAHLNLPYHALIDQAKERLRGAKAIGTTGKGIGPAYSDKINRVGHRVGELLNPAKLTKSILEYFEQNRAIFDVLEIATPNEKELLEELSSYKEKLAPFITNTTNMVWKALDENKRVLLEGAQGTMLDIDHGTYPYVTSSNTVSAGSCTGLGLSPKDVGIITGITKAYCTRVGNGPFPSEDFGDEGETMAQVGKEFGTTTGRKRRCGWFDAVAVKHASRLNGCDQLALMKLDVLDGFAKIKICVAYELDGVRIDYVPTCLENVKAIYEEIDGWESVVGIRDYESLPANAKKYIEKIEEVTSVKVGIVSTSPERDDTIIRG; this comes from the coding sequence ATGAGCGCAGATATAATTGTTGGTATCCAATGGGGAGATGAAGGAAAAGGTAAGATAGTTGATATGCTTGCTCAAAAATATGATATGGTATGTAGAAGCCAAGGTGGACACAATGCTGGACATACTATTTGGGTTGATGGAGTAAAGTATGCTTTACACCTAATTCCTTCAGGAGTTTTAAATCCAAAAGCTATAAATGTAATTGGAAATGGTGTTGTATTATCACCTGAAAATATTATTAAAGAGATGAGTCAATTTCAAAACCTTGAAGGAAGACTATTTATTTCTGATAAAGCACATTTAAATTTACCATATCATGCATTAATTGATCAAGCAAAAGAGAGATTAAGAGGTGCAAAAGCTATTGGTACAACAGGAAAAGGAATAGGACCTGCTTATTCTGATAAAATTAATAGAGTTGGACATAGAGTTGGTGAATTATTAAATCCGGCAAAATTAACTAAATCAATTTTAGAATATTTTGAACAAAACAGAGCAATATTTGATGTTCTAGAAATAGCAACGCCAAATGAAAAAGAGTTATTAGAAGAGCTAAGTTCTTATAAAGAAAAATTAGCCCCTTTTATTACAAATACAACAAATATGGTTTGGAAAGCTCTTGATGAAAATAAAAGAGTATTACTTGAGGGTGCTCAAGGAACTATGCTTGATATTGACCATGGAACATATCCTTATGTAACTTCTTCAAATACGGTAAGTGCTGGTTCTTGTACAGGTTTAGGATTAAGTCCTAAAGATGTTGGAATCATAACAGGAATTACAAAAGCTTACTGCACAAGAGTAGGAAATGGTCCATTCCCATCGGAAGATTTTGGCGATGAGGGCGAAACTATGGCTCAAGTTGGAAAAGAGTTTGGAACAACAACTGGAAGAAAAAGAAGATGTGGTTGGTTTGATGCAGTTGCAGTCAAACATGCTTCTAGATTAAATGGATGTGACCAATTAGCTTTAATGAAACTTGATGTTTTAGATGGTTTTGCTAAAATAAAAATTTGTGTTGCTTATGAATTAGATGGTGTTAGAATTGATTATGTTCCAACTTGTTTAGAAAATGTAAAAGCAATATATGAAGAGATCGATGGTTGGGAAAGTGTAGTTGGAATTAGAGATTATGAATCACTACCAGCAAATGCAAAAAAATATATAGAAAAAATAGAAGAAGTTACTTCTGTTAAGGTTGGAATCGTTTCAACATCTCCTGAAAGAGATGACACAATTATAAGGGGGTAA
- a CDS encoding DODA-type extradiol aromatic ring-opening family dioxygenase — translation MNPTLFISHGAPNIILSDIKSKQNIKKLADSLEKPKYIIIFSAHYLTKDLKIISPEANKIMYDFYGFEDELYKVKYEINSDEKLTLNLIEKLKKENINISIDENKKSYDHGVWNVLALMYEHLEIPVLQISIPTSYNINQLIELGEKLQQFKNEALIICSGGITHNLGDMSMNPNIRNYAKEFNDDMIDIIENAKEEKLKNIQENINFYKNHPSIEHFLPIFIAFGNAINKKGKSFNSEMLYSNISMESFIFDKELTC, via the coding sequence ATGAATCCAACACTATTTATTTCGCATGGTGCTCCAAATATAATTTTAAGTGATATAAAATCTAAACAAAATATAAAAAAATTAGCAGATAGTTTAGAAAAACCAAAATATATAATTATATTTTCTGCCCATTATTTAACAAAAGATTTAAAAATCATTAGTCCAGAAGCAAATAAAATTATGTATGATTTTTACGGTTTTGAAGATGAATTATATAAAGTAAAATATGAAATAAATAGTGATGAGAAATTAACTTTAAATTTAATCGAAAAATTAAAAAAAGAGAATATTAATATCTCAATCGATGAAAATAAAAAAAGTTATGACCATGGAGTTTGGAATGTTCTTGCATTAATGTATGAACATCTTGAAATTCCAGTACTACAAATAAGTATTCCTACTTCATATAATATAAACCAATTAATAGAATTAGGAGAAAAACTTCAACAATTTAAAAATGAAGCTTTGATTATTTGTAGTGGTGGAATTACCCATAATTTAGGTGATATGAGTATGAATCCAAACATAAGAAATTACGCAAAAGAATTTAATGATGATATGATTGATATTATTGAAAATGCAAAAGAAGAAAAGTTAAAAAATATTCAAGAAAATATAAATTTTTATAAAAATCATCCTTCGATTGAGCATTTTTTACCTATATTTATAGCTTTTGGAAATGCTATAAATAAAAAAGGAAAATCATTTAATAGTGAGATGTTGTATTCAAATATCTCAATGGAAAGTTTTATTTTTGACAAGGAGTTAACATGTTAA
- the carA gene encoding glutamine-hydrolyzing carbamoyl-phosphate synthase small subunit, translated as MQKVWIYLENGTFLEAKSFGATGTSVGEIVFNTSLTGYQEIISDPSYAGQFITFTMPEIGNVGVNDNDMESRICHCKGVLVRNYHAEYSNYRAQNDLDSLLKEHGVLGICEIDTRYLTKMIRDEGAMMMIASTEISCKDELAKQLAASPRIEDINYIEIVSTKESYVHKSGAWNHSIKAYDKAVMSDKKVVVIDFGVKRNILNELVNSGLEVEVVPSTFKADDLIARFEAKEIGGIFLSNGPGDPLTLIAEKEQVQKLVKTDIPIFAICLGHQMLSIAHGYDTYKLKFGQHGGNHPVANNGVVEITAQNHNYNVPDNIVEIADVTHVNLFDNTIEGVKYKNKEIFSVQHHPEASPGPHESKYIFKQFADIVK; from the coding sequence ATGCAAAAAGTATGGATATATTTAGAGAATGGGACTTTTTTAGAAGCGAAATCTTTTGGTGCAACAGGAACATCTGTTGGAGAAATAGTTTTTAATACATCATTAACTGGATACCAAGAAATTATTTCAGATCCTTCTTATGCTGGACAATTTATTACTTTTACAATGCCAGAAATTGGAAATGTTGGAGTTAATGACAATGATATGGAAAGTAGAATTTGTCATTGTAAAGGTGTATTAGTTAGAAATTATCATGCTGAATATTCAAATTATAGAGCACAAAATGATTTAGATTCTTTATTAAAAGAACATGGTGTTTTAGGAATTTGTGAAATAGATACTAGATATTTAACAAAGATGATTAGAGATGAAGGTGCTATGATGATGATAGCATCAACTGAAATTTCTTGTAAAGATGAATTAGCAAAACAATTAGCGGCAAGTCCTAGAATTGAAGATATAAACTATATTGAAATCGTATCAACAAAAGAATCTTATGTTCATAAATCAGGAGCTTGGAATCACTCTATCAAAGCGTATGATAAAGCAGTTATGAGTGATAAAAAAGTTGTTGTTATTGACTTTGGAGTTAAAAGAAATATCTTAAATGAGCTTGTTAACTCAGGTCTTGAAGTAGAAGTAGTTCCTTCAACTTTTAAAGCAGATGATTTAATAGCAAGATTCGAAGCAAAAGAAATTGGTGGAATTTTCCTATCGAATGGTCCAGGTGATCCTCTTACTTTAATAGCTGAAAAAGAGCAAGTTCAAAAATTAGTAAAAACAGATATTCCAATTTTTGCTATTTGTTTAGGTCATCAAATGCTTTCTATTGCTCATGGATATGATACTTATAAACTGAAATTTGGACAACATGGTGGTAACCATCCTGTTGCAAATAACGGTGTTGTAGAAATTACAGCTCAGAATCATAACTATAATGTTCCTGATAATATTGTAGAGATTGCAGATGTAACACATGTAAATTTATTTGATAATACAATTGAAGGTGTTAAATATAAAAATAAAGAGATATTCTCAGTTCAACATCACCCAGAAGCAAGTCCAGGACCACATGAGTCTAAATATATCTTCAAACAGTTTGCAGATATTGTAAAATAG
- a CDS encoding pyridoxal-phosphate-dependent aminotransferase family protein, translated as MLLTPGPTPVPEFVRKAMADITIHHRTEEFEAIFKNTRELLIEIYDMPEVVMLASSGTGAMEACVTNLTHKKALTINSGKFGERFGKICAAFGIDYTEIKNEWNTPVSVEAVVEAIKADSSIDAVFIQICESAGGLRHPVEQIAAEIKKINKDITIVADGITAIGVEKIDTTNLDAVVTGSQKALMLPPGLAMIGFSNAAVAKIESKPRGYYFNLAIEIKTQRKNTTAWTAATTLIIGLGAILEKLKADGFDNLYKQTALRANATREALKAIRFDIYPKTPANAMTTVYTEQSSAIRKILENKYNVNIAGGQDHLAGKIFRINHMGLVEDYEASWAVNAVELALDDLGIRTFDGTANKVFASNMFKGN; from the coding sequence ATGCTATTGACGCCAGGTCCAACTCCAGTACCAGAATTTGTAAGAAAGGCGATGGCCGATATTACGATTCATCATAGAACTGAAGAGTTTGAAGCGATTTTTAAAAATACTAGAGAATTATTAATTGAAATTTATGATATGCCTGAAGTTGTAATGTTAGCTTCAAGTGGTACAGGTGCTATGGAAGCTTGTGTTACAAATTTAACACACAAAAAAGCACTTACAATTAATTCAGGAAAATTTGGTGAAAGATTCGGAAAAATTTGTGCTGCATTTGGTATAGATTATACAGAAATCAAAAATGAGTGGAATACACCAGTTAGCGTTGAAGCAGTTGTTGAAGCTATTAAAGCTGATTCTTCAATTGATGCTGTGTTTATTCAAATTTGCGAAAGTGCAGGTGGATTAAGACATCCAGTTGAACAAATTGCTGCAGAAATTAAAAAAATCAATAAAGATATTACAATCGTTGCAGATGGAATTACAGCAATTGGTGTTGAAAAAATTGATACAACAAATCTTGATGCAGTAGTAACGGGAAGCCAAAAAGCTTTAATGTTACCACCTGGTCTTGCAATGATTGGATTTTCAAATGCAGCGGTTGCTAAAATTGAGTCAAAACCAAGAGGTTACTATTTTAATTTAGCAATTGAAATTAAAACACAAAGAAAAAATACAACAGCATGGACGGCTGCAACTACACTTATTATTGGTTTAGGTGCAATTTTAGAAAAACTAAAAGCTGATGGATTTGATAATTTATATAAACAAACAGCATTAAGAGCAAATGCTACGAGAGAAGCTTTAAAAGCAATTAGATTTGATATTTATCCAAAAACTCCTGCAAATGCAATGACAACTGTTTATACAGAACAATCAAGTGCTATTAGAAAAATATTAGAAAATAAATACAATGTAAATATTGCAGGTGGACAAGATCATTTAGCTGGTAAGATTTTTAGAATTAATCATATGGGATTAGTTGAAGATTATGAAGCATCTTGGGCTGTAAATGCTGTTGAATTAGCACTTGATGATTTAGGTATTAGAACATTTGATGGAACTGCAAACAAAGTTTTTGCATCAAATATGTTTAAAGGAAATTAA
- a CDS encoding YceI family protein — protein sequence MKILKLSLASIALSTALFAGNYNVDASHTNAGFTVKHMMITNVTGKFNDIAGTFEFDEKTNTLISINGEIIVASINTANEKRDEHLKAEDMFDVAKFQKITFKSTKIEKDAVYGDFTMKGVTKNIKLDLETSSVIKDPWGKQRTGFSLNGKIKRSDFGLTWNKALETGGVAVSDEVKLAIDIEGVLAQ from the coding sequence ATGAAAATTTTAAAATTAAGTTTAGCATCAATTGCTCTTTCAACTGCGTTATTTGCAGGTAATTATAATGTTGATGCAAGTCATACAAATGCTGGTTTTACAGTAAAACATATGATGATTACAAATGTTACTGGTAAATTTAACGACATTGCTGGAACTTTTGAATTTGATGAAAAAACAAATACATTAATATCAATAAATGGAGAAATTATTGTTGCTTCAATTAACACAGCAAATGAAAAAAGAGATGAACATTTAAAAGCTGAAGATATGTTTGATGTTGCAAAATTTCAAAAAATTACTTTTAAATCAACAAAAATTGAAAAAGATGCAGTTTATGGTGATTTCACTATGAAAGGCGTAACCAAAAATATCAAACTTGATTTAGAAACAAGTTCTGTAATTAAAGATCCTTGGGGAAAACAAAGAACTGGTTTTTCACTTAATGGAAAAATTAAAAGAAGTGATTTTGGTTTAACTTGGAATAAAGCTTTAGAAACAGGTGGAGTTGCTGTATCTGATGAAGTTAAATTAGCGATTGATATTGAGGGTGTTTTAGCACAATAA
- a CDS encoding pirin family protein, translated as MLKKLPKENMGTSNLGWLESRFHFSFAEYRNPNNMNFGVLRVLNDDIVHPESGFDTHPHANMEIISYVVNGEITHKDSMGNSETLKRGEVQYLSAGDGIYHSEHNVHKSNDLRLLQIWIIPPKAGLPRLYGSKRYEEKDRINKFLNIVSSTDGTADIKIYQDINIYVSELEINKSLEFEIKENRQVYFVQIEGSSNINEITLNAGDAMEIIDIKKIEIKALENSHFLFIEMAKV; from the coding sequence ATGTTAAAAAAATTACCAAAAGAAAATATGGGAACATCAAATTTAGGTTGGTTAGAAAGCCGTTTTCATTTCTCATTTGCAGAATATAGAAATCCAAATAATATGAATTTTGGAGTTTTAAGAGTTCTAAATGATGATATTGTTCATCCTGAATCTGGGTTTGACACTCATCCTCATGCAAATATGGAAATCATTTCTTATGTTGTAAATGGAGAGATTACTCACAAAGATTCTATGGGAAATTCTGAGACTTTAAAAAGAGGAGAAGTTCAATATTTAAGTGCAGGAGATGGAATATATCATAGTGAACATAATGTTCATAAAAGTAATGATTTAAGACTTTTGCAAATTTGGATTATTCCTCCAAAAGCTGGTCTTCCTAGACTTTATGGCTCAAAAAGATATGAAGAAAAAGATAGAATCAATAAGTTTTTAAATATTGTTTCAAGCACTGATGGAACTGCCGATATAAAAATCTATCAAGATATAAATATTTATGTTAGTGAACTTGAAATTAATAAATCTTTAGAGTTTGAAATCAAAGAAAATAGACAAGTTTATTTTGTACAAATTGAAGGAAGTTCAAATATAAATGAAATTACTTTAAATGCTGGTGATGCAATGGAAATAATTGATATTAAAAAAATAGAAATAAAAGCTTTGGAAAATTCGCACTTTTTATTTATCGAAATGGCTAAAGTATAA
- a CDS encoding glyceraldehyde 3-phosphate dehydrogenase NAD-binding domain-containing protein — protein sequence MKILLNGVGRIGKAVLKQLVSNKDFEIVIINEINPYIENIVYSINYDSTYGKYEDRFKIVENNYIQNSTSKIKITNFDFLDKIDLTNIDIIIDSSGKKEDINLLKNLPVKAIFLTHPNNKADINIILGVNEKELNPNIHKIISTSSCNATALLPALKLINDKKEILCGDILTVHPLLNHQRVLDGSFVKSDTREVNCNFEFGRSSTQNIIPNKTTTIKACSFVLPNINQNLISSSSLRVPTDTVGAINVTLFTKEKSTKNEIIELFEEYEKNQNFPIVLNNFEPLVSSDFKKEKFTTIIDHRYTEVINNMIKLLIWYDNEWGYASKVVEILNYYKNIKKG from the coding sequence ATGAAAATTCTTTTAAATGGTGTTGGTAGAATCGGTAAAGCTGTTTTAAAACAGTTGGTTTCAAATAAAGATTTTGAAATAGTTATAATAAATGAGATAAATCCATATATTGAAAATATAGTTTATTCAATAAATTATGATTCAACATATGGAAAATATGAAGATAGATTTAAAATCGTTGAAAATAACTATATTCAGAACTCAACATCAAAAATAAAAATCACAAACTTTGATTTTTTAGATAAAATTGATTTAACAAATATTGATATTATTATTGATTCAAGTGGTAAAAAAGAGGATATTAATCTTTTAAAAAATCTTCCTGTAAAAGCAATATTTTTAACTCACCCAAATAATAAAGCTGATATAAACATAATTTTGGGAGTAAATGAAAAAGAATTAAATCCAAATATTCACAAAATCATCTCTACAAGTTCATGTAATGCAACAGCCCTACTTCCTGCTTTAAAACTTATAAATGATAAAAAAGAGATTTTATGTGGAGATATTCTTACTGTTCATCCTTTATTAAATCATCAAAGAGTTCTTGATGGAAGTTTTGTAAAAAGTGATACAAGAGAAGTGAATTGTAACTTTGAGTTTGGTAGATCTTCAACTCAAAATATTATTCCAAATAAAACAACAACCATAAAAGCTTGTTCTTTTGTACTTCCAAATATCAATCAGAACTTAATAAGTTCAAGTTCCCTAAGAGTTCCAACAGATACAGTTGGAGCTATAAATGTAACTTTGTTTACAAAAGAAAAATCAACAAAAAATGAGATAATTGAGCTTTTTGAAGAGTATGAAAAGAATCAAAACTTCCCAATAGTTTTAAATAATTTTGAGCCTTTGGTTTCAAGTGATTTTAAAAAAGAAAAATTCACAACAATAATTGACCATAGATACACTGAAGTTATAAATAATATGATTAAACTTTTAATTTGGTATGACAATGAATGGGGTTATGCTTCTAAAGTTGTGGAGATTCTAAATTATTATAAGAACATAAAAAAAGGGTGA
- a CDS encoding ATP phosphoribosyltransferase regulatory subunit, which yields MIFEHEIPKGSRLYFGASAKRKRVLENQVCDILENNGFEEILTPNFSYSQHQAIANERKLIKFSDEQNEQVSLRADSTLDVVRIITKRLGRTTTHKKWFYVQPIFSYPSKEEYQIGCEWIDHDNIADIMNLTADILKALKIEPILQISNINIPKLVSNELNIDIDLLKNGEIATLFKLDCEWLNKLIKVKDIKSLEDVISIVPASIKIELEKLLSKAKDVDYGNIIIAPLYYGSLRYYDGIYYRVINDNLTLCNGGVYSSEGINSLGFALYTDNLLKILED from the coding sequence ATGATTTTTGAACACGAAATTCCAAAAGGAAGTCGATTATACTTTGGAGCATCTGCTAAAAGAAAAAGAGTATTGGAAAATCAAGTTTGCGATATTTTAGAAAATAATGGATTTGAAGAGATATTAACTCCAAATTTCTCATATTCTCAACATCAAGCTATTGCAAATGAGAGAAAACTAATAAAATTTTCGGATGAGCAAAATGAACAAGTATCATTAAGAGCCGATTCAACTTTAGATGTAGTAAGAATTATTACAAAAAGATTAGGAAGAACAACAACACATAAAAAATGGTTTTATGTTCAACCTATTTTTTCTTATCCATCAAAAGAAGAGTATCAAATTGGATGTGAGTGGATAGATCATGATAATATTGCTGATATTATGAATTTAACAGCAGATATTTTAAAAGCTTTAAAAATAGAACCTATTTTACAAATATCAAATATTAATATTCCAAAACTTGTTTCAAATGAGTTGAATATTGATATTGATTTACTTAAAAATGGAGAAATTGCAACACTATTTAAATTAGATTGTGAGTGGTTAAATAAACTTATAAAAGTTAAAGATATAAAAAGTTTAGAAGATGTAATAAGTATTGTTCCTGCTTCTATTAAAATAGAGTTAGAAAAACTTCTTTCAAAAGCAAAAGATGTAGATTATGGAAATATAATTATTGCACCACTTTATTATGGGTCATTAAGATATTATGATGGTATTTATTACAGAGTAATTAATGACAATTTAACTTTATGTAATGGTGGAGTTTACTCAAGTGAAGGTATAAACTCACTAGGTTTTGCACTATACACAGATAATTTATTAAAAATTTTAGAGGATTAA
- a CDS encoding phosphatidylglycerophosphatase A family protein, with product MNLRKFFLTVGFSGLSPKAPGTVGSFVSLIIGLFLLEFLHVSTLFLLALLITVIAIKQIDIYEKEVGMHDGKEIVIDELAGMWITLAICGINSSNVLFMAPIAFIFFRLFDIWKPSFIGKIDRDVKGGLGVMGDDVLAGIAAGIATAGTYQLIQMFLL from the coding sequence TTGAATTTAAGAAAATTTTTTTTAACAGTTGGTTTTAGTGGTCTAAGTCCAAAAGCCCCTGGAACTGTAGGTTCTTTTGTATCTTTAATTATTGGTTTATTTTTACTTGAATTTTTACATGTATCAACACTATTTTTATTAGCTTTATTAATCACAGTAATTGCTATAAAACAAATTGATATTTATGAAAAAGAAGTCGGTATGCACGATGGAAAAGAGATAGTTATTGATGAACTAGCAGGTATGTGGATTACACTTGCTATTTGTGGAATTAATAGTTCAAATGTCTTATTTATGGCTCCAATTGCATTTATTTTCTTTAGATTATTTGATATTTGGAAACCCTCATTTATTGGAAAAATCGACAGAGACGTAAAAGGCGGATTAGGAGTTATGGGAGATGATGTTCTTGCAGGAATTGCTGCTGGAATTGCTACTGCTGGGACTTATCAGCTAATTCAAATGTTTTTATTATAA
- a CDS encoding DUF507 family protein — MRMKLHHTPYVSRRITRDLISCDFVEVRKEKHSIEAEVERILDADLEKEFALDEKVQEILEEQEEEIEYLNADRRQLFWMTKKRLANDFGVILNNEDRFSDIAHKILDYLWEEDFIHYTCSDNQIKNVIFASLDDFIKGFEKADSEVMAKLKNYKRKLIPGTDDYDLVYHRLYEEELTKRGLI, encoded by the coding sequence ATGAGAATGAAATTACATCATACACCGTATGTCTCAAGAAGAATTACAAGAGATTTAATTAGTTGTGACTTTGTTGAGGTTAGAAAAGAGAAACATAGTATCGAAGCAGAAGTTGAAAGAATATTAGATGCTGATTTAGAAAAAGAGTTTGCTTTAGATGAAAAAGTTCAAGAAATTTTGGAAGAGCAAGAAGAAGAAATCGAGTATTTAAATGCAGATAGAAGACAACTTTTTTGGATGACTAAAAAAAGATTAGCAAATGATTTTGGAGTTATTTTAAATAACGAAGATAGATTTTCAGACATTGCTCACAAAATATTAGATTATTTATGGGAAGAAGATTTTATACATTATACATGTTCTGATAATCAAATTAAAAATGTAATATTTGCTTCTTTAGATGATTTTATCAAAGGTTTTGAAAAAGCTGATAGTGAAGTTATGGCAAAATTAAAAAATTATAAAAGAAAATTAATACCAGGAACTGATGATTATGATCTTGTATATCACAGATTATATGAAGAGGAATTAACAAAAAGAGGATTGATATAA
- a CDS encoding MarR family winged helix-turn-helix transcriptional regulator has protein sequence MNKKSLKSYGTRTDKAMKTVVRLEKASLKITNLTVNYLSKHNLTFNQFKVLEVLYHRGDLNIGSITKLTMSTPGNITVVVKNLKRDEWITSIKDPNDSRAFILSITQKGKNVIEEVFPNHAKNLTHMLEVLSDEELNTLYDLLNKVYKAN, from the coding sequence ATGAATAAAAAATCGTTAAAATCTTATGGAACTAGAACTGACAAAGCTATGAAAACTGTTGTTAGATTAGAAAAAGCCAGTTTAAAAATTACAAATTTGACTGTTAATTATTTATCAAAACATAATCTTACATTTAATCAATTTAAAGTATTAGAAGTTTTATATCACAGAGGTGATTTAAATATTGGTTCAATTACAAAATTAACTATGAGTACACCTGGAAATATAACTGTTGTTGTTAAAAATCTAAAAAGAGATGAATGGATAACTTCAATAAAAGACCCAAATGATAGTAGAGCATTCATATTATCTATTACTCAAAAAGGAAAAAATGTTATTGAAGAGGTTTTTCCAAATCATGCAAAAAATCTGACTCATATGTTGGAAGTTTTAAGTGATGAAGAATTAAATACTTTATATGATTTATTGAATAAAGTTTACAAAGCAAATTAA
- the purM gene encoding phosphoribosylformylglycinamidine cyclo-ligase codes for MATVSYKDAGVDIDAGNQFVENIKPYVKATTIPGVLGGIGSFAGAFELPSGYKKPVILSGTDGVGTKLKLAIDAKKFDTVGIDLVAMCSNDLLCNFGEPLFFLDYYATAKLNVEEATQVVKGIAEGCIRSECALVGGETAEMPGMYKEGDFDLAGFCVGIAEKDELNRIDKIKAGDTLIALPSSGVHSNGFSLVRKLLLEKLGMSLDDDFQGKALKDVLLEPTRIYVKEFKANKSKINALAHITGGGITENLPRVLPDNLKAVVKRADVRVLPIFEFMGKHVELEEMYRTFNMGVGMVLVVSAENVDSVLANTDGYVIGHIADGAKCVEFI; via the coding sequence ATGGCAACAGTTAGTTACAAAGATGCTGGAGTTGATATAGATGCTGGAAATCAGTTTGTAGAAAATATCAAACCTTATGTAAAAGCAACGACAATTCCAGGAGTTCTTGGAGGAATAGGTTCATTTGCTGGTGCATTTGAATTACCAAGTGGTTACAAAAAACCTGTAATTCTATCTGGAACAGATGGAGTTGGAACAAAACTAAAACTTGCAATTGATGCAAAAAAATTTGATACAGTTGGAATTGATTTAGTTGCCATGTGTTCAAATGACTTGTTATGTAACTTTGGAGAGCCATTATTTTTCCTAGATTATTATGCAACTGCAAAATTAAATGTTGAAGAAGCTACTCAAGTAGTAAAAGGAATAGCTGAGGGTTGTATCAGAAGCGAGTGCGCTTTAGTTGGTGGTGAAACTGCTGAAATGCCAGGAATGTACAAAGAGGGTGATTTTGACTTAGCTGGTTTTTGTGTTGGAATTGCAGAAAAAGATGAGTTAAATAGAATTGATAAAATCAAAGCAGGTGATACTTTAATTGCATTACCATCTTCTGGTGTTCACTCAAATGGTTTTTCACTTGTTAGAAAACTTTTACTTGAAAAATTAGGAATGTCTTTAGATGATGATTTCCAAGGGAAAGCACTTAAAGATGTATTATTAGAACCAACTAGAATTTATGTAAAAGAGTTCAAAGCTAATAAAAGTAAAATCAATGCTTTAGCACATATTACTGGTGGTGGAATTACAGAAAACTTACCAAGAGTTTTACCAGATAATTTAAAAGCAGTTGTAAAAAGAGCAGATGTTAGAGTTTTACCAATTTTTGAATTTATGGGTAAACACGTAGAACTAGAAGAGATGTACAGAACATTTAATATGGGTGTTGGTATGGTTTTAGTTGTAAGTGCTGAAAATGTAGATTCAGTTTTAGCTAACACTGATGGATATGTTATTGGACATATAGCTGATGGTGCTAAATGTGTTGAATTTATCTAA